Proteins co-encoded in one Gemmatimonadota bacterium genomic window:
- a CDS encoding ADOP family duplicated permease translates to MAQSPKPSPSTAFVRRALSGVSMDLRQALRILVRRPGFTAVAVATLGLGVGVCTAVFSVLDGVVFRPLPYEGSDRIVRVWETYPEWRGRPILQDSWDRIALAWTDYDAWRTGQRTFETVAAYDAVEMVTLGSGSPERLSVGLASVSLFPLLGTRPSEGRLFLSGEDGPGAPQVAIVSSGLTARLWGASNEAIGRTIGLDGIPFVVVGVLPPEMRFAAAASDPPDLWIPLGSTSTPLSEENHFLSGVGKLRDPVELEMALQETEVLLRRGRSPETLGARIVPLYDVVVGEARPPLLLLMGAAAFLLLMTCANVAALFAGESGSREREVATRTALGGRRGRILRQLLVETLVLCSLAVACGVVIAQGLTTGLVLLAPPELPRLDEVVVDGRVLFFSAGVGVAIALVFGLLRSAALSRVPPLTLLQQGGRHSVRGRGRSHATLVGVQLALATLLLTAATLLGRSLLQVAALEPGFSTDRLLTALIEIPESRYPESFEVTQFFGRLQSRLESEATVSAVGGISTVPFSGRMETTSVRPDGLSPDEPSLEAERRVILPGTLEALGVPLVTGRLGPVSSDVPTVVVSEALARRFWPDGSALDGGIALRDRRYSVVGVVGDLRDRDLREVSEGAYYVPIDLARDGPPRRMHLVVRTVGNAADGEALLRAAVAELDPELPVSEVSTMDGLIGRSLASERYRTIMINVFSAVALLLVAVGIFGVTLRSAVHRRRELAVRAALGATPRDLMVHSLVPTLPAAAMGMAVGLVLALAGAPLLTRFLDGLPPRDLLSYLLSATLLLSVTVVAAWLPSRKAARSTIVAALAEE, encoded by the coding sequence GTGGCCCAATCCCCAAAGCCATCCCCCTCCACGGCCTTCGTCAGACGGGCGCTCTCGGGCGTCTCGATGGACCTTCGCCAGGCCCTCCGGATCCTTGTGCGAAGACCGGGATTCACCGCCGTGGCCGTCGCCACGCTTGGACTCGGCGTCGGCGTTTGTACGGCCGTCTTCAGCGTGCTCGACGGGGTGGTCTTCCGGCCGCTTCCGTACGAGGGGTCCGATCGGATCGTGCGGGTGTGGGAGACGTATCCGGAGTGGAGAGGCCGACCGATTCTCCAGGACAGCTGGGACCGGATCGCGCTCGCATGGACGGACTACGATGCCTGGCGAACTGGACAACGCACCTTCGAAACGGTGGCGGCCTACGATGCGGTAGAGATGGTCACCCTCGGAAGTGGTTCCCCCGAACGCCTCTCCGTGGGGCTCGCCTCCGTCTCTTTGTTTCCCCTCCTGGGAACGCGCCCGTCCGAGGGACGGTTGTTCCTGTCCGGGGAGGATGGTCCGGGCGCACCACAGGTGGCCATCGTCTCGAGCGGACTGACCGCGCGGTTGTGGGGTGCGTCAAACGAGGCGATCGGGCGGACGATCGGACTGGACGGAATTCCCTTCGTCGTGGTCGGAGTCCTGCCGCCGGAGATGCGCTTCGCCGCCGCGGCGTCGGATCCCCCCGACCTCTGGATTCCTTTGGGCTCGACTTCGACTCCTCTGAGTGAAGAAAACCACTTCCTGTCGGGGGTGGGGAAACTGCGGGACCCCGTCGAACTGGAGATGGCGCTCCAAGAGACCGAGGTCCTTCTTCGCCGGGGTCGCTCACCGGAGACGCTCGGTGCCCGGATCGTTCCCCTTTATGATGTCGTCGTCGGAGAAGCCCGGCCCCCGCTCCTCCTTCTCATGGGAGCGGCGGCGTTTTTGCTCCTCATGACATGCGCCAACGTCGCCGCACTTTTCGCCGGCGAATCCGGTTCCCGTGAACGAGAAGTCGCCACGAGAACCGCGCTCGGGGGAAGACGAGGGCGAATCCTGCGCCAGCTCCTCGTCGAGACGCTCGTCCTCTGCTCGCTGGCGGTGGCGTGCGGCGTCGTCATCGCGCAGGGGCTTACGACGGGGTTGGTACTGCTCGCCCCGCCCGAGTTGCCCCGACTGGATGAAGTCGTGGTAGACGGGCGCGTCCTCTTCTTCTCGGCCGGTGTAGGGGTGGCGATCGCCCTGGTGTTTGGGCTGTTGAGGTCGGCGGCTTTATCGCGAGTGCCCCCTCTGACGCTGCTCCAGCAAGGTGGGCGCCATTCGGTTCGGGGTCGGGGCCGCTCCCATGCGACGCTCGTGGGAGTCCAGCTCGCGCTCGCCACGCTCCTTCTCACGGCCGCGACACTGTTGGGTCGGAGCCTCTTGCAGGTCGCGGCTCTGGAGCCCGGTTTTTCGACGGATCGGCTGCTCACGGCCCTGATCGAGATTCCGGAGAGCCGTTACCCCGAGTCGTTCGAGGTCACCCAGTTCTTCGGACGTCTGCAATCGCGGCTCGAATCCGAGGCCACGGTCTCCGCGGTCGGAGGGATCTCGACGGTGCCCTTCTCGGGGCGGATGGAAACGACGTCTGTCCGTCCCGATGGCCTATCGCCCGATGAGCCGAGCCTGGAGGCCGAGCGGCGGGTGATCCTCCCCGGGACCCTCGAGGCGCTTGGGGTGCCCCTGGTCACCGGTCGCCTCGGTCCGGTGTCGTCCGATGTTCCGACGGTCGTCGTGAGCGAGGCCCTGGCCCGGCGGTTCTGGCCCGATGGATCCGCCCTCGACGGCGGCATCGCGCTCCGAGACCGGCGTTACTCGGTCGTGGGCGTCGTCGGAGACCTTCGGGATCGCGATCTCAGGGAGGTGTCTGAAGGGGCGTACTACGTACCCATAGACCTCGCGCGCGACGGACCGCCACGGCGGATGCACTTGGTTGTCCGCACGGTAGGGAACGCGGCGGACGGGGAAGCCCTCCTCAGGGCCGCGGTGGCCGAGCTCGATCCGGAACTCCCCGTGAGCGAGGTGTCCACCATGGACGGGTTGATCGGCCGGTCGCTCGCCTCGGAGCGGTACCGCACGATCATGATCAACGTTTTCTCGGCGGTGGCGCTCCTACTCGTCGCCGTGGGAATCTTCGGCGTGACACTGCGCTCGGCCGTGCACAGGCGCAGGGAGCTCGCGGTTCGGGCGGCGCTGGGCGCGACCCCGCGGGACCTCATGGTGCATTCGCTCGTGCCGA